A genomic region of Rhipicephalus sanguineus isolate Rsan-2018 chromosome 3, BIME_Rsan_1.4, whole genome shotgun sequence contains the following coding sequences:
- the LOC119387867 gene encoding lysosomal alpha-glucosidase → MDSVHWFKGSKHRHYNLHNLYGKAMSQATVNALNALSGGRRNLVMSRSTFLGSGRYVGHWLGDNASRWPDLGHSIIAMLEFGLLGIPLVGADVCGFYDDAIEELCLRWMQLGIFYPLVRNNNAIESSAQDPSAFSEDYQAVARNALKLRYELLPFLYTLFHHAHTKGTTVARPLFHVFPNDTETYEIDKQFMWGEALLMTPVLEPGVVSVDGYFPAGKWYDYHTGREFSNYKSGQWLPVYSPLFDPNRPCNLHVRGGSVIPMQGHANTTTVSRRNPMKLLVALNASGEAVGDLYWDDGETRDAQVLEEYVYLKFRAMNNTLEICSYQYKKLFNSTFDELAIMSVRVLGIRRRPARVELDGYYLLSRRQYRWHHSNKVMDLKQILMPLRKNTTVRWYMS, encoded by the exons ATGGACTCTGTACACTGGTTCAAGGGCAGCAAGCACCGCCACTACAATTTGCACAACCTCTACGGCAAGGCCATGAGCCAAGCAACAGTCAA TGCCCTGAACGCGCTGTCCGGAGGCCGGCGCAACCTAGTCATGTCTCGCTCGACGTTCCTGGGCAGTGGTCGCTACGTGGGCCACTGGTTGGGCGACAACGCCAGCCGCTGGCCGGACCTGGGTCACTCTATCATCGCTATGCTCGAGTTTGGCCTGCTCGGCATACCTCTG GTAGGCGCCGACGTATGCGGGTTTTACGACGATGCCATTGAAGAACTCTGCTTGCGCTGGATGCAGCTGGGTATCTTCTATCCTCTAGTCCGAAACAACAATGCCATTGAAAGTAGT GCTCAAGACCCGTCGGCGTTCAGCGAAGACTACCAAGCAGTGGCACGCAATGCCCTGAAGCTTCGATACGAGCTGCTCCCTTTCCTGTACACTCTGTTTCACCACGCGCACACCAAGGgcaccaccgtggcgaggccacTCTTCCACGT GTTTCCAAACGACACGGAGACGTATGAAATTGACAAGCAGTTCATGTGGGGCGAGGCCCTTCTGATGACTCCCGTCCTCGAACCG GGAGTTGTCTCCGTGGACGGCTACTTTCCTGCGGGAAAGTGGTATGACTACCACACG GGTCGGGAATTCTCAAACTACAAGAGCGGCCAATGGCTTCCCGTCTACTCGCCGCTGTTCGACCCGAACCGGCCGTGTAACTTGCACGTCCGTGGCGGCTCTGTGATCCCCATGCAGGGACACGCGAACACAACCACCGTGAG TCGCAGGAATCCCATGAAGCTTTTGGTAGCACTTAATGCGTCTGGCGAAGCCGTCGGTGACCTTTACTGGGACGACGGAGAGACAAGAG atgcacaagttctGGAGGAATACGTGTACCTCAAGTTTCGTGCAATGAAT AACACTCTGGAGATCTGCAGCTACCAGTACAAGAAGCTGTTCAACTCGACGTTCGACGAGTTGGCCATCATGTCTGTTCGTGTCCTGGGAATCCGCCGGAGGCCCGCCCGCGTCGAACTGGATGGCTACTATCTCCTCTCGCGCCGACAGTACCGGTGGCACCACAGCAACAAG GTCATGGACTTGAAGCAGATTCTCATGCCTCTCAGGAAAAACACCACCGTCCGATGGTATATGTCGTGA